A genomic segment from Diceros bicornis minor isolate mBicDic1 chromosome 5, mDicBic1.mat.cur, whole genome shotgun sequence encodes:
- the LOC131405553 gene encoding olfactory receptor 4F6-like, whose product MDEANHSVVSEFVFLGLSNSWEIQLLLFLFSSVFYVASLMGNLLIVLTVTSDPHLQSPMYFLLANLSIMDLIFCSSTAPKMIYDLLRKHKTISFGGCIAQIFFIHAVGGTEMVLLIAMAFDRYVAICKPLHYLTIMSPRRCILFLVTSWIIGLIHSVTQLAFVVDLPFCGPNELDSFFCDLPRFIKLACIETYTLEFMVTANSGLISVSSFLILIISYIFIFVTVHQKTSSGISKALSTLSAHVTVVVLFFGPLTVFYVWPLPTSHLDKFLGIFYSVITPFLNPVIYTFRNKEMKVAMRRLCTQVVNYSKISLVY is encoded by the coding sequence ATGGATGAAGCCAATCACTCTGTGGTGTCTGAGTTTGTGTTCCTGGGACTCTCCAACTCATGGGAGATccagctccttctcttcctcttttcctctgtgtTCTATGTGGCAAGCCTGATGGGAAACCTCCTCATTGTGCTAACTGTGACCTCTGACCCTCATTTACAGTCCCCCATGTATTTCCTGCTAGCGAACCTTTCCATCATGGACTTGATATTTTGCTCCTCCACAGCTCCCAAGATGATCTATGACCTCTTAAGGAAGCACAAAACCATCTCTTTTGGGGGCTGCATAGCTCAGATCTTCTTTATCCACGCAGTTGGGGGCACTGAGATGGTGCTGCTCATCGCCATGGCCTTTGACAGATACGTTGCCATATGTAAGCCTCTTCACTacttgaccatcatgagcccacgaaggtgcattttatttttagtcaCTTCTTGGATTATTGGCCTTATTCATTCGGTGACTCAGTTGGCTTTTGTTGTAGACTTGCCTTTCTGTGGCCCTAATGAACTAGACAGCTTTTTTTGTGACCTTCCTCGATTTATCAAACTTGCTTGCATAGAGACGTACACACTGGAATTCATGGTTACTGCCAATAGTGGCTTGATTTCTGTGTCCTCCTTTTTGATTCTGATCATctcttatatctttatttttgtgaCTGTTCATCAAAAAACTTCGAGTGGTATATCCAAAGCCCTCTCCACTCTGTCAGCTCATGTCACTGTGGTTGTTTTGTTCTTTGGGCCATTGACCGTTTTCTATGTGTGGCCACTTCCCACATCACATTTGGATAAATTCCTTGGCATCTTTTATTCAGTTATCACTCCTTTTCTAAATCCAGTCATCTACACTTTTAGGAATAAAGAGATGAAGGTGGCAATGAGGAGACTATGCACTCAGGTTGTGAATTACAGTAAAATCTCTTTGGTATACTGA